In Gasterosteus aculeatus chromosome 15, fGasAcu3.hap1.1, whole genome shotgun sequence, a single genomic region encodes these proteins:
- the coa8 gene encoding cytochrome c oxidase assembly factor 8, with the protein MAATAAAGLLTRGAFGAFAHRAPRSLTALKTRQCSSELATERDEKTKRSPFRPAASTTHDWIGPPNPLSNIRPIVYHVPENESELERRLRHLRQETEDWNHNFWTKQNISFSQEKEEFIFSQLNRKGLTMRDEEGRRRSLNSEEMAVFYKRFLDTNRKRHGDYNREWYRRNFTITLLMARVALKQMWTTVTERYNRPNTSS; encoded by the exons ATGGCGGCCACGGCGGCAGCGGGCCTTCTGACGCGCGGGGCGTTCGGCGCGTTCGCCCACCGCGCTCCACGCAGCCTGACGGCGCTGAAAACGCGGCAGTGCAGCTCCGAACTGGCAACCGAGCGGGACGAAAAAACCAAG AGATCTCCCTTCAGACCAGCGGCCAGCACCACACACGACTGGATCGGTCCACCGAACCCTCTCTCCAACATTCGGCCCATCGTTTACCACGTCCCCGAGAACGAGTCGGAGCTGGAGAGACGTCTGAGACACCTGAGGCAGGAGACCGAGGACTGGAACCACAACTTCTGGACCAAGCAGAACATCAGCTTCAGCCAG GAAAAAGAAGAGTTCATCTTTTCACAACTGAACAGAAAAGGCTTGACAATGCGGGACGAGGAAG gacgcCGGCGGTCCCTGAACAGTGAGGAAATGGCCGTGTTTTACAAGCGCTTCCTGGATACAAACCGAAAACGACACGGAGATTATAACCG GGAATGGTACCGACGTAACTTCACCATCACCTTGCTCATGGCCCGAGTGGCCCTGAAGCAGATGTGGACAACTGTTACTGAAAGATACAACAGACCTAATACCAGCTCATAA